A section of the Leptospira kobayashii genome encodes:
- a CDS encoding SpoIIE family protein phosphatase produces the protein MFRKLPLLSIQSIWDVILSKAFLKLFFSLFFLIILPYAIFISSFLYSTYTESLDWNYRFQLTRVQLLSIDLENHIRDQLSIQSQEKTHHFEGTFSELGTSASFKNCNLNLDDLSEGRERTTFLFSCKEENRYKNWIALVDKEKVWIYSSGFLEDQVLETPFSEPNETIFLSNAGNPNGISSLIEEDFSINPDWKELISPSLGTEERFPKIREVTYHAETYFLSGFPMYGLPFQVFVASPKESVLIPIRKNLIKNTIFLIILVMLSIGFSAWIAGREMEDKRKLSIIFQEFPHAAALFDLDGKVLLINPNLESKISIKNLRIANRTAYDVILKQVIEFLEDAKNEKKTSVTNRKEEWEALNESGGIYHLEVQYHLWYLENKSNNNPRGALILIQDITEKKLVFEKEMSYARNLQKKYLPQKRIEIPELNYDYYYQPLIQVGGDYYDFLSLGNDRYIFVIGDIVGHGVQAAMMMTVVRVIFHQVVKETNDPKEILTKLNAGVRNNLPDSYSFVPLMFLCFDFQNKKIQYGNAGHPGMIRISNGNIECPERLNPMLGMLPSFTPKVLELPILPGDRYYLFTDGLRDVRNTKKEELGDDELVSLFVKLSSADLFTVKEELINKIKSFAQGATYPDDITWIGLEIK, from the coding sequence ATGTTTCGAAAACTTCCCTTGCTTTCCATTCAATCCATTTGGGATGTCATTCTTTCCAAAGCATTTTTAAAACTATTCTTCTCGTTGTTTTTTTTAATCATTTTACCATATGCAATCTTCATTAGTTCTTTTTTATATTCCACCTATACCGAATCTCTCGATTGGAACTACAGATTCCAATTAACAAGAGTTCAATTACTATCAATCGATCTGGAGAACCATATTAGGGATCAATTGTCAATTCAATCTCAGGAAAAAACCCATCATTTCGAAGGAACGTTTTCCGAACTGGGAACATCAGCATCTTTTAAAAATTGCAATTTGAATCTTGATGATCTGTCGGAAGGAAGAGAAAGGACTACTTTTCTGTTTTCCTGCAAGGAAGAAAATCGTTATAAAAACTGGATTGCATTAGTCGACAAAGAGAAAGTTTGGATTTACTCTTCCGGTTTTTTAGAAGATCAGGTTTTGGAAACTCCGTTTAGCGAACCGAATGAAACCATTTTTTTATCCAATGCTGGCAATCCCAACGGGATCTCCAGTTTGATTGAAGAGGATTTTTCCATCAATCCAGATTGGAAAGAATTGATATCTCCTTCGCTCGGCACTGAGGAAAGATTTCCCAAAATCAGAGAAGTAACATATCACGCGGAAACTTATTTTTTATCGGGATTTCCCATGTACGGACTTCCTTTTCAGGTTTTTGTGGCAAGTCCCAAAGAATCGGTTTTGATTCCGATTCGAAAAAATCTGATTAAAAATACGATCTTTCTTATCATACTAGTGATGCTTTCTATCGGATTCTCCGCATGGATTGCAGGAAGGGAGATGGAGGATAAAAGAAAATTATCAATCATCTTCCAGGAATTTCCACATGCGGCCGCATTATTCGACTTAGATGGAAAAGTGCTTTTGATCAATCCGAATCTGGAATCGAAAATTTCCATCAAAAACCTGCGCATTGCGAATCGAACCGCTTATGATGTGATTCTCAAACAAGTAATTGAGTTTTTGGAAGATGCTAAAAACGAAAAGAAAACCAGCGTTACCAATCGTAAGGAAGAATGGGAAGCATTGAACGAATCGGGAGGGATCTATCATTTGGAAGTACAATACCATCTATGGTATTTGGAAAACAAATCCAATAACAATCCCAGAGGCGCGTTGATTCTCATCCAGGACATTACCGAAAAAAAACTGGTTTTTGAAAAGGAGATGAGTTATGCGAGAAATCTTCAAAAAAAATACCTTCCTCAAAAAAGAATAGAAATCCCGGAACTCAATTACGATTATTACTACCAACCTTTGATCCAGGTGGGTGGGGATTATTACGATTTTCTTAGTCTTGGTAATGACCGTTATATTTTTGTAATCGGAGATATTGTAGGCCACGGGGTTCAGGCGGCTATGATGATGACGGTGGTAAGAGTCATATTCCACCAAGTGGTCAAAGAAACGAATGACCCGAAAGAAATCCTTACCAAACTCAATGCAGGTGTTCGGAATAATTTGCCGGACTCCTACTCCTTCGTTCCTCTTATGTTTCTATGTTTTGATTTTCAAAATAAAAAAATCCAATACGGAAACGCAGGCCATCCCGGAATGATTCGGATTTCCAACGGGAATATAGAATGCCCGGAAAGACTCAATCCAATGTTAGGGATGCTGCCGAGTTTCACTCCGAAGGTTTTAGAACTTCCTATTCTGCCGGGAGACAGATATTATCTCTTTACCGATGGGCTTCGTGATGTTCGAAATACGAAAAAAGAGGAATTGGGAGATGATGAATTGGTATCCCTATTCGTAAAACTCTCTTCTGCGGATTTATTCACTGTAAAGGAAGAATTGATCAATAAAATCAAATCCTTTGCACAAGGTGCTACCTATCCGGATGATATCACCTGGATAGGTCTTGAAATAAAATAA
- a CDS encoding LBF_2017 N-terminal domain-containing protein, translating to MKSYLYLIFFINLSLLTHSLFSQTAAIQNEKGEFQMTVLLDGKNPIIKEYEIELAQEKEENKSEELRTLKTVKPGRIVLDVPNQFQYFRVRAVALLNIRGYWTEFHQIKRFPFSKNKQEVREVVVPQPITKPDLFFSLKSRNGQLEQYLAEPKLRLSSKDDTKSNQIFYRLQNSPWQSSENIVIDFPEDGNYELEYYSVDLVGNKEVSQFLQFTVDRTPPSTTARFSEINYVGNGQNYLPYRSELRLETYDAGSGTDSTLYRLVCDKSSPKDWIKYKSPIPLRDLGLEKCEEGVLEYYSQDQVGNPEIPNRILLNLKTESK from the coding sequence GTGAAATCCTATCTTTACCTGATTTTTTTTATAAATTTATCATTACTCACTCATTCTTTATTCTCCCAAACAGCCGCTATTCAGAATGAAAAAGGGGAATTCCAAATGACAGTTTTGTTGGATGGAAAAAATCCTATCATCAAAGAATATGAAATCGAACTGGCACAGGAAAAAGAAGAAAACAAATCGGAAGAGCTTAGAACTTTAAAGACAGTAAAACCGGGAAGAATCGTTCTGGATGTACCGAATCAATTTCAATATTTCCGGGTTCGAGCGGTGGCACTCTTGAATATCAGAGGTTACTGGACCGAATTCCACCAAATCAAAAGATTTCCTTTTTCAAAAAATAAACAGGAAGTAAGAGAAGTAGTCGTTCCGCAACCAATAACAAAACCGGATTTGTTTTTCTCTTTGAAAAGCCGCAACGGACAATTGGAACAATATTTAGCGGAACCGAAGCTCCGATTGAGCTCCAAAGACGATACCAAATCGAATCAAATCTTTTATCGTTTGCAAAATTCACCTTGGCAGTCTTCGGAAAACATCGTAATCGATTTTCCGGAAGACGGAAATTATGAACTGGAATATTATAGTGTGGATCTTGTAGGGAACAAAGAGGTTTCACAATTTTTACAATTTACGGTAGATAGAACTCCACCGAGTACCACCGCCCGTTTTTCGGAAATAAATTACGTTGGAAACGGACAAAACTATCTTCCCTACCGATCGGAACTCCGTTTGGAAACCTATGATGCAGGCTCCGGTACTGACTCTACTCTTTATCGTTTGGTTTGCGACAAAAGCAGTCCGAAGGATTGGATAAAATACAAATCCCCTATTCCACTTCGAGACCTAGGTTTGGAAAAATGCGAAGAAGGCGTTTTGGAATATTATTCCCAAGACCAAGTGGGCAATCCGGAAATTCCGAATCGTATCTTACTCAATCTGAAGACAGAATCAAAATAA
- a CDS encoding FecR domain-containing protein, translating into MKDLMFPASFRIFLFSLVFLFLSQTTSPQTQEEDPKKDGIIITVEKGQTLSIISKTYLDDPRKWKELLKSNKIDNPNLILPGMKLWVPASLGKKPIAEVSRLTGASELLLSSKKETTWSSANVGTGLYLHDEARTKEESLLELLLNTGSSLELSPNSHIVMEKVKNEKDPDSFYLKKGRMRAIITKGIPTRKMFILRTPAAIAEVKGTEFITEVDEKENTSLGCYEGRVDVSAQNVTVEVNAGYATYVEKGKPPTKPFLIPAPPEIQP; encoded by the coding sequence ATGAAAGATCTTATGTTTCCTGCCTCCTTTAGGATTTTCCTATTCTCTCTCGTATTCTTATTTTTATCTCAAACCACCTCCCCTCAAACTCAGGAAGAAGATCCTAAAAAAGATGGGATCATCATCACCGTGGAAAAAGGCCAAACTCTCTCTATCATTTCCAAGACCTATCTGGATGATCCGAGAAAGTGGAAGGAGCTCCTTAAATCCAACAAGATTGACAATCCCAATCTGATTCTACCGGGGATGAAACTTTGGGTACCAGCAAGTTTAGGGAAAAAACCGATTGCCGAAGTAAGTCGACTAACAGGCGCTTCTGAGTTGTTATTATCCTCAAAAAAAGAAACCACTTGGTCGAGTGCGAATGTCGGCACAGGACTTTATCTTCATGATGAAGCCCGCACCAAGGAAGAATCATTACTAGAACTTCTTCTGAATACAGGATCCAGTTTGGAACTTTCTCCCAATAGTCACATAGTAATGGAGAAGGTAAAAAATGAAAAAGATCCCGATTCCTTTTATCTGAAAAAAGGAAGAATGAGAGCCATCATCACAAAAGGAATTCCCACTCGTAAAATGTTTATTCTTCGCACGCCTGCGGCGATTGCAGAGGTAAAAGGTACTGAATTCATTACAGAAGTGGACGAAAAGGAGAATACTAGTCTTGGTTGTTATGAAGGAAGAGTGGATGTATCCGCACAAAACGTGACTGTTGAAGTAAACGCAGGTTATGCTACATACGTTGAAAAAGGAAAACCTCCTACAAAACCGTTTTTAATCCCTGCTCCTCCGGAAATACAACCGTGA
- a CDS encoding heterodisulfide reductase-related iron-sulfur binding cluster — translation MDIGRIIFHLLFTVFFIVANVVFVRAILYRLRLIFNGRPAFFNEDITKNLNLPFRLKSFLENVVLQKKNFKEPLRGIMHAFIFYGFLVYTIHTTSQMIAGIFGYLMDDPYQFALPKFLFGETANHIYEQTVNYVSILVLIGLGFFAWRRWIRKAHGLDVHSPASAIVISMIGTLMITTLLGNGAKTVAATYYSHAGLIDGGIGKVWELVGVSNSGADLVTQIMWWGHILTVFAFMLYVPTSKHAHLIFAPINYFFATDTPRGQLSKLNLDDENAVWGSNRVEDFPWPNLLDGMSCIECGRCQVECPANRTGKMLNPKAIIVELKHQLLEKMPEVEKARAGKTPEEAAEAVAALETGVINSHEGLSEESIWGCTTCYACVEACPVGNNQVNAIIEMRRHLVLAESKMSPELQKAFTNMENNSNPWGVGAHTRADWAEGLNVKVLSEAEDKNVDVLYWVGCAGAFDERNKKISRDFVKIMQKADVNFGILGTEEGCSGDSARRGGNEYLYQTLAQQNVDTINGYGIKKIVTACPHCYNTIKNEYPQFGGDFEVIHHSEYINQLSKDGKIDVKVADDASQGKYTYHDSCYIGRYNNNYENPRDVVKKVSGGKLEEPSDHHTKGLCCGAGGAQYWMEEHVDESNPNSMRVNSKRTGQLLDTGATTIATACPFCITMITDGVKAAEKIDSVKVKDIAELVAENLN, via the coding sequence ATGGACATCGGAAGAATTATCTTTCACCTTCTTTTCACCGTTTTCTTTATCGTGGCAAACGTAGTGTTTGTGCGAGCGATCCTATACCGTCTGCGTTTGATCTTCAACGGAAGACCAGCTTTCTTTAACGAAGACATCACCAAAAACCTAAACCTACCGTTTAGACTTAAAAGTTTCCTTGAAAACGTAGTTTTGCAAAAGAAAAACTTCAAGGAACCTCTTCGTGGGATCATGCATGCCTTTATTTTTTACGGGTTTTTAGTTTATACCATCCACACTACAAGCCAGATGATCGCAGGTATCTTCGGTTACCTCATGGACGACCCGTATCAATTTGCACTTCCTAAATTTCTATTTGGTGAAACTGCAAATCATATCTACGAACAAACCGTAAACTACGTTTCCATTTTAGTTCTCATCGGTCTTGGTTTCTTTGCTTGGAGAAGATGGATTAGAAAAGCTCACGGCTTGGACGTTCATTCCCCTGCTTCCGCGATCGTAATCAGTATGATCGGAACCCTGATGATCACCACCTTACTTGGAAATGGTGCAAAAACCGTTGCAGCAACATATTATTCTCATGCAGGATTGATTGACGGCGGTATCGGAAAAGTTTGGGAACTCGTAGGAGTATCCAATTCCGGTGCGGATCTGGTAACACAGATTATGTGGTGGGGTCATATCCTGACCGTTTTTGCTTTTATGTTGTATGTTCCTACATCAAAGCATGCCCACTTGATCTTTGCACCTATCAATTACTTCTTTGCAACCGACACTCCCCGCGGACAACTTTCCAAACTCAATTTGGATGATGAGAATGCTGTTTGGGGTTCCAACAGAGTGGAAGATTTTCCTTGGCCGAACCTGCTTGACGGTATGTCTTGCATCGAATGCGGACGTTGCCAGGTAGAATGCCCTGCGAACAGAACGGGAAAAATGCTCAACCCTAAAGCAATCATCGTGGAACTAAAACACCAGTTACTCGAAAAGATGCCGGAAGTAGAAAAAGCCCGCGCAGGAAAAACTCCGGAAGAAGCTGCAGAAGCCGTAGCAGCTCTCGAAACGGGAGTTATCAATTCACATGAAGGCTTAAGCGAAGAATCCATCTGGGGATGTACTACTTGTTATGCGTGCGTGGAAGCATGTCCGGTAGGAAACAACCAGGTAAACGCCATCATCGAAATGAGAAGACATTTGGTTCTTGCCGAGTCCAAAATGAGTCCGGAACTTCAAAAAGCATTTACCAATATGGAAAACAATTCCAATCCTTGGGGTGTAGGTGCACATACAAGAGCGGATTGGGCGGAAGGCCTCAATGTAAAAGTTCTTTCCGAAGCGGAAGACAAAAACGTAGACGTGCTTTATTGGGTAGGTTGCGCAGGGGCTTTCGACGAACGTAACAAAAAAATCTCCCGTGACTTTGTAAAAATCATGCAAAAAGCGGATGTTAACTTCGGAATCCTAGGAACAGAAGAAGGTTGCTCCGGAGATTCCGCGAGACGGGGAGGAAACGAATACCTCTACCAAACATTAGCTCAACAAAATGTGGATACCATCAACGGTTACGGAATCAAAAAAATAGTAACCGCTTGCCCGCATTGTTACAACACAATCAAAAATGAATATCCTCAGTTTGGCGGAGACTTCGAAGTAATCCATCACTCAGAATACATCAACCAACTTTCCAAAGACGGCAAGATTGATGTTAAAGTGGCGGATGATGCAAGCCAAGGCAAATACACTTACCATGACTCCTGTTATATCGGACGTTATAACAATAACTACGAAAACCCGAGAGATGTTGTTAAGAAAGTATCCGGTGGAAAACTGGAAGAACCGAGCGATCACCATACAAAAGGTCTATGTTGCGGTGCCGGCGGGGCTCAGTATTGGATGGAAGAACACGTGGATGAGTCCAATCCGAACAGTATGCGTGTAAACAGCAAACGAACCGGTCAGCTTTTGGATACAGGAGCCACTACGATTGCCACTGCATGTCCTTTCTGTATTACTATGATCACGGACGGCGTCAAAGCCGCAGAAAAGATTGATTCGGTAAAAGTGAAAGATATTGCCGAACTGGTGGCTGAAAATCTAAATTAA
- the mqnC gene encoding cyclic dehypoxanthinyl futalosine synthase → MIPSSFSFSAENPSDQVLIRAIEGKRISPEEALLLYEEADFLKVQMVARFLREKVRPHTQASYTMFRVVNYTNYCNVECNFCSFMDEIGNGKGYILTLDQILEKMDYAVEMGADQLFLQGGVFPDIEYQYYLDVIAGVKQRFPDMHIRAFSPVEIINLETITKRPLKDVLLELKSVGLDSVPGAGAEILTERMRQIISPKKASVEEWVRAMETCHEVGLPGSANIVFGSEETKEEIISHLKVVRDLQDRTGGFLSFIPWTFQPQTKRFKVRSVPTHEYLKVLGICRIFLDNIPHIETSVMVLGKGVGQLALYSGADDISSVVIEENVLRSFGLKTEKEAQKFLREGGFEPVRRDLLYQERYELSSF, encoded by the coding sequence ATGATCCCTTCTTCATTTTCCTTTTCCGCTGAAAACCCGAGCGATCAAGTACTGATCCGAGCCATAGAGGGCAAAAGAATCTCCCCTGAAGAGGCACTCCTTCTTTATGAGGAGGCCGATTTTTTGAAAGTCCAAATGGTCGCGCGTTTCTTACGGGAAAAAGTTCGTCCTCATACCCAGGCCTCGTACACAATGTTCCGTGTGGTGAATTATACTAATTATTGCAATGTAGAATGCAATTTTTGCTCCTTTATGGACGAAATTGGAAATGGAAAAGGATATATCCTCACTCTGGATCAGATTTTGGAAAAGATGGATTATGCTGTGGAGATGGGCGCGGACCAACTGTTTCTGCAAGGTGGAGTCTTTCCTGATATTGAGTATCAATACTATTTAGATGTGATTGCAGGAGTGAAACAAAGATTTCCTGACATGCACATCCGCGCTTTTTCTCCCGTAGAAATCATCAATTTGGAAACCATTACCAAAAGACCTTTGAAAGATGTACTTTTGGAACTCAAATCAGTAGGACTTGATTCCGTTCCGGGTGCAGGGGCAGAGATCCTAACAGAACGTATGCGCCAAATCATTTCTCCTAAAAAAGCTTCCGTCGAAGAATGGGTACGCGCTATGGAGACCTGCCATGAAGTCGGTCTTCCCGGTTCCGCCAATATAGTATTCGGATCGGAAGAAACCAAAGAGGAAATCATCAGCCATTTAAAAGTAGTTCGGGATTTGCAAGACAGAACAGGTGGCTTTTTATCTTTTATTCCCTGGACGTTCCAACCGCAAACCAAACGATTCAAGGTTCGTTCCGTTCCCACGCATGAATACTTGAAGGTATTGGGAATCTGCAGAATTTTCCTGGATAATATCCCCCATATTGAAACCTCTGTGATGGTTTTGGGAAAAGGAGTGGGGCAACTTGCACTTTATAGCGGTGCAGATGATATTTCTTCCGTAGTGATCGAAGAAAATGTACTTCGTTCTTTCGGATTGAAAACGGAAAAGGAAGCTCAGAAATTCCTAAGAGAAGGTGGGTTTGAACCGGTAAGAAGGGATTTATTGTACCAGGAAAGGTATGAACTGAGTTCTTTCTAA
- a CDS encoding GGDEF domain-containing protein: MRRYSFRRAIFIFRRLFLRTYHPTFIATNISDIRSSVMIFGVLSAFTSVVSLLFVDSLVRTKEASFWIVFFRISALLICFSCYLLAKKRIRFFERHIFSFTGFFIASLILVYIPMMVYDKPNHSYYLFGSAIVIASSAIILWIEPVRIFALSILFLCLFIPLHLNFSQIMGFDRFVFYQDMLIVSFLLGVGLTANLMINYWRFEEYRSKIRLRVTVGKLLRINQKIHDLSRIDSMTDLFNRRHLLEQFDLYKKRSKREGFCIGLVILDLDRLKYINDKYGHKQGDLAIQAFGKTLRSRVRSTDIAARIGGDEFCILGSPIDPIGLETLTESIREKIEVLRIPVYNQAGETIQITVSIGATIFSPTEDPSFDELYHKIDTALYTSKNEGRNRITILPPSDSLPV; this comes from the coding sequence ATGCGCAGGTACAGTTTCAGAAGAGCTATTTTTATATTCCGTAGGCTATTTCTACGTACGTACCACCCTACCTTTATCGCTACAAATATATCCGATATTCGTTCTTCCGTAATGATATTCGGGGTACTTTCCGCATTTACATCCGTTGTCTCACTACTGTTTGTCGATTCTCTTGTGCGCACGAAAGAAGCTAGTTTTTGGATCGTATTCTTTCGCATATCCGCATTGCTCATTTGTTTTTCCTGTTACTTACTCGCAAAAAAAAGGATTCGATTCTTCGAAAGACATATATTTTCCTTCACCGGGTTTTTTATCGCATCTTTAATCCTTGTTTATATTCCAATGATGGTTTATGACAAGCCGAATCATTCCTATTACCTTTTCGGATCGGCCATAGTCATTGCAAGTTCCGCCATCATTCTTTGGATCGAGCCTGTTCGTATCTTCGCACTATCGATTCTATTTTTATGCTTATTCATTCCTCTTCATTTGAACTTTTCTCAAATTATGGGATTCGACCGATTTGTATTTTATCAGGACATGTTAATCGTATCCTTTCTATTAGGTGTCGGTCTCACGGCCAATTTAATGATCAATTACTGGAGATTTGAAGAATATCGCTCCAAAATCAGGCTTCGTGTAACCGTTGGTAAACTACTCAGAATCAACCAAAAGATCCATGATCTGTCCAGGATTGATTCCATGACGGATCTATTCAACCGTCGCCATCTACTGGAACAATTCGATCTCTACAAAAAAAGATCCAAACGGGAGGGATTTTGTATCGGTTTGGTGATTTTGGATCTGGACAGGTTGAAATACATCAACGATAAATACGGACACAAACAGGGAGACCTTGCGATTCAGGCATTCGGAAAGACTCTCAGATCCAGAGTTCGTTCCACTGATATTGCCGCCCGTATCGGAGGAGATGAATTTTGTATTTTGGGATCTCCGATTGATCCGATCGGCTTGGAAACACTAACGGAAAGTATACGGGAAAAGATAGAAGTCTTGAGAATCCCCGTTTACAATCAGGCGGGGGAAACAATCCAAATCACTGTTTCCATCGGTGCGACTATCTTTTCTCCTACGGAAGATCCTAGTTTTGATGAACTATATCATAAAATCGATACAGCACTTTACACTTCTAAAAATGAAGGGCGTAACCGGATTACGATCCTTCCCCCTTCCGACTCTCTCCCTGTGTAA
- a CDS encoding GerMN domain-containing protein, translating into MAIPQQSSSPDKLKSLTYIIGGLFFVLVLIEKSLGFSQANIKQSFSTESFRNIGSGNSLFEKNQKSPRANDPLTSNEWEDDLAWEEEALEDPILIGEEKKKIKNQDDGFSIPEISLPEDSFPGGGKKIQDKSGYLSIYFLKFYGQGKNSQSQLVKVSREFQGGDPIHFLVKKLLEGPSPEEKSKGILNSLPKKLKFDPNYRLEDGILHLSFSKDLEWGGSPEILKDRIDQICYSLIGNYGIKGLNVYVERTRLRSLGGDGMALPEILVKNPRKIILF; encoded by the coding sequence GTGGCAATCCCGCAGCAAAGCTCATCACCGGACAAATTGAAATCACTCACCTATATCATAGGCGGGCTCTTTTTCGTACTGGTTTTGATTGAAAAGTCTCTCGGCTTTTCCCAAGCAAACATCAAACAATCATTTAGCACGGAAAGTTTTAGAAATATAGGAAGCGGAAATTCCTTATTCGAAAAAAATCAAAAATCACCAAGGGCAAACGACCCACTAACATCTAATGAATGGGAAGACGATCTTGCCTGGGAAGAAGAAGCATTGGAAGATCCGATTCTCATCGGAGAAGAAAAGAAAAAAATAAAAAACCAAGACGATGGATTTTCCATCCCTGAAATTTCTTTACCGGAAGACAGTTTTCCCGGTGGCGGAAAAAAAATTCAGGACAAAAGCGGTTATTTATCCATTTATTTTTTAAAATTCTACGGCCAGGGAAAGAATAGCCAATCGCAATTAGTGAAAGTCTCCCGGGAATTTCAGGGAGGAGATCCGATTCATTTTTTAGTAAAAAAATTATTGGAAGGCCCGAGTCCTGAAGAAAAGTCCAAAGGGATTCTCAATTCTCTCCCGAAAAAGCTCAAATTTGATCCTAATTACCGATTAGAGGACGGAATCTTACATTTGTCCTTTTCTAAGGATTTGGAATGGGGAGGAAGCCCGGAAATCCTAAAGGATAGAATCGATCAAATTTGCTATAGTTTGATCGGAAATTACGGAATCAAAGGGTTGAATGTTTACGTAGAAAGAACCAGACTCAGATCCCTAGGCGGGGATGGAATGGCCCTTCCCGAAATCTTAGTGAAAAACCCAAGAAAAATCATTTTGTTCTAA
- a CDS encoding HAD family hydrolase: protein MVAFDVDGTLFSSESIIFKTYVQAIEEFALKTGKITNLPTHDQIMLQIGKPVREIFANLLPSLPLEEREVISNRVLELLCDSIRNGGGDFYAGVGSTVRYLKEKGYTITCASNGRRSYVETVLETAGVLHYFEPIIVINQENVCTKTDILSEYIKKYGYKSNSIALIGDRYSDWEAARNNGCLFGYCSYGHATNGEIPDFEWNFKELEALKEIF, encoded by the coding sequence ATGGTGGCCTTCGATGTCGATGGTACCCTCTTCTCCTCTGAATCCATCATATTCAAGACCTATGTCCAGGCAATCGAAGAGTTTGCCCTGAAGACAGGAAAAATCACAAATTTACCCACGCATGACCAGATCATGTTACAGATTGGTAAACCAGTCCGAGAAATTTTCGCCAATCTACTACCGTCTCTTCCTCTGGAAGAAAGAGAAGTGATTTCCAATCGGGTTTTGGAACTACTCTGCGATTCCATCCGAAACGGAGGTGGGGATTTCTATGCAGGTGTGGGATCTACGGTTCGGTATCTGAAGGAAAAAGGATACACAATCACTTGTGCCTCCAACGGAAGGCGCAGCTATGTAGAAACAGTCCTGGAAACAGCAGGAGTATTGCATTATTTTGAACCGATCATAGTCATCAATCAGGAGAATGTTTGTACAAAAACGGATATTCTTTCCGAATACATCAAAAAATACGGTTACAAGTCCAACTCCATTGCCCTCATTGGGGACAGATACAGTGATTGGGAAGCCGCAAGAAATAACGGATGTTTATTCGGATATTGTTCCTATGGGCATGCCACAAACGGGGAAATTCCCGATTTTGAGTGGAATTTCAAGGAACTGGAAGCTTTAAAAGAGATTTTTTAA
- a CDS encoding KamA family radical SAM protein, whose product MPSILDVQTIEKNREELFSRTNWFDSTSQLQNRVKGEDLDKYFLLTDSEKKGIAETIRLNVSATPYYLKLSDPFDPQCPIRRMIVPDSSESVLSVEESSDPLHEERLSPVRGLTHMYPNRVLLFSNHSCSVYCRHCMRGRKVSSPKERMEKEDLESAFDYIRTHSEIEDVVISGGDPLNLSNARIDWILGELSSIPHVKICRLGTRNPVTLPFRITKELCSIIESHNNDSLSVFCNTQFNHPKECTPEAKEAILRLLKSGVSVGNQSVLLKGINDSGEIMLELHKKLLEMRVRAYYLYDPELIPGSRGFRTPLQKGVEIVSYMRGKIAGMGIPQFVNDLPGGGGKITLSPNWYLGYFPDTRQHAFRSAVTGKVHFSFEPSGSEYESFYHILNEQEWEKLIADSTSR is encoded by the coding sequence ATGCCTTCGATTTTAGATGTTCAAACGATCGAAAAGAACCGCGAGGAGCTATTTTCCCGAACCAATTGGTTTGATTCTACTTCTCAGCTTCAAAATCGGGTGAAAGGAGAAGATTTAGATAAGTATTTTTTACTGACTGATTCGGAAAAAAAGGGAATTGCAGAGACAATTCGCCTGAACGTATCCGCTACCCCTTATTATCTTAAATTATCCGATCCATTTGATCCCCAATGTCCCATCCGCAGGATGATTGTTCCCGATTCCTCCGAATCCGTTTTGTCCGTGGAGGAATCTTCCGATCCTCTCCATGAAGAGAGACTTTCACCCGTAAGAGGACTCACTCATATGTACCCCAATCGGGTGCTTTTGTTTTCCAATCATTCCTGTAGCGTTTATTGTAGACACTGTATGAGAGGCAGAAAGGTTTCCTCTCCCAAAGAAAGGATGGAAAAAGAGGATTTGGAATCCGCTTTCGATTATATCCGGACTCACTCCGAAATTGAAGATGTTGTGATCAGCGGCGGAGATCCATTGAATCTTTCGAATGCACGAATCGATTGGATTTTAGGAGAACTTTCCTCCATACCCCACGTAAAAATCTGCAGATTGGGAACTAGAAATCCGGTGACTCTTCCTTTTCGTATAACAAAAGAACTTTGTTCCATTATAGAATCACATAACAACGACTCCCTGTCCGTATTTTGCAATACCCAGTTCAATCATCCGAAAGAATGCACTCCCGAAGCAAAAGAGGCAATTTTACGCCTGTTAAAGTCCGGTGTGTCCGTGGGAAATCAATCGGTACTTTTAAAAGGGATCAATGATTCCGGTGAAATTATGTTGGAGTTGCATAAAAAACTACTCGAAATGAGAGTGCGTGCTTATTATCTCTATGACCCGGAGCTTATCCCCGGTTCACGTGGTTTTAGAACTCCTTTGCAAAAAGGTGTGGAAATCGTATCCTATATGCGTGGAAAAATTGCGGGAATGGGAATTCCTCAATTTGTAAATGATTTGCCAGGGGGCGGAGGAAAGATCACTTTATCACCTAATTGGTATTTGGGATATTTTCCGGATACGAGGCAGCACGCATTTCGTTCCGCAGTTACGGGGAAGGTTCATTTTTCCTTTGAACCTTCCGGATCGGAATACGAGTCTTTTTATCATATTTTGAATGAACAGGAATGGGAGAAACTAATTGCAGACAGTACTTCTCGCTAG